From a single Stigmatopora nigra isolate UIUO_SnigA chromosome 21, RoL_Snig_1.1, whole genome shotgun sequence genomic region:
- the hoxa1a gene encoding homeobox protein Hox-A1a, producing MLARSLRVREALPGRPAAQSHAPEDATMSGTFFDYSVMSGEGGSCSVRAFHPDHGITTFQSCGAEVANRTSPDDAPHQPQASSYQPPAAAGNLQGLAYGSGYGAQTFCTSYNHYALNQEVDAAAAGFPLVYSGNLSASVVQAHHRQGYSASAQLAHLQYGHPAYGGGHEQGTPFPGCSNPLSPLHAAHLEGCCSPLSEGGSNAQTFDWMKVKRNPPKTGRSGEYGYGSPPNTVRTNFTTKQLTELEKEFHFNKYLTRARRVEIAATLQLNETQVKIWFQNRRMKQKKREKEGLLPVKATTSDPGKRPPDKSDDATSEGSLSAPSTPSPPSSNGADAY from the exons ATGTTGGCACGGTCACTCAGGGTAAGAGAGGCGCTCCCCGGCCGCCCCGCAGCGCAATCACACGCTCCCGAAGATGCCACAATGAGCGGCACTTTCTTTGACTACTCGGTCATGAGTGGCGAGGGGGGCTCGTGCTCGGTCAGAGCCTTCCACCCGGATCACGGGATTACAACTTTCCAGTCGTGCGGTGCCGAAGTGGCCAACAGGACTTCCCCGGACGACGCCCCCCACCAGCCGCAGGCGAGCTCGTATCAGCCCCCCGCGGCTGCGGGCAACTTGCAGGGTCTCGCTTACGGCTCGGGCTACGGTGCGCAAACTTTTTGCACTTCTTACAACCATTACGCCCTGAACCAGGAAGTAGACGCCGCCGCTGCGGGGTTCCCCCTGGTCTACTCGGGGAACCTTTCCGCCTCGGTGGTGCAGGCGCACCATCGACAAGGTTACAGCGCGTCTGCACAGCTGGCTCATTTGCAGTACGGCCACCCTGCCTACGGGGGCGGCCACGAGCAGGGCACCCCCTTCCCGGGGTGCTCGAACCCTCTGTCCCCTCTGCATGCGGCTCACCTTGAGGGCTGCTGCTCCCCCCTGTCTGAGGGGGGTTCCAATGCACAGACCTTCGACTGGATGAAAGTCAAGAGGAATCCACCCAAAACAG GCCGTTCCGGCGAATATGGCTACGGCAGTCCTCCCAACACAGTGCGAACCAACTTCACCACCAAACAACTAACGGAGCTGGAGAAGGAATTTCACTTCAACAAATATCTGACGCGAGCACGCCGCGTGGAGATCGCCGCCACTTTGCAACTGAACGAGACGCAGGTGAAAATCTGGTTCCAGAACCGCAGGATGAAGCAAAAAAAGCGAGAAAAGGAAGGCTTGCTCCCTGTCAAGGCAACGACCTCCGACCCCGGGAAACGTCCGCCGGATAAATCAGACGACGCGACATCCGAGGGCTCCCTCTCGGCTCCTTCGACGCCGTCGCCGCCTTCTTCCAACGGCGCCGACGCCTACTAA